One part of the Dyadobacter sp. 676 genome encodes these proteins:
- a CDS encoding DUF1330 domain-containing protein, with the protein MVTITQFVYVKPGKEEVFQRFESLVLPLIPRYNGKLLLRLRTGPGHLIEGELEAPYEVHLVSFESEADLAAYTSDQIREQNLYLKEESVLKVMTVKQP; encoded by the coding sequence ATGGTCACTATCACACAATTCGTATACGTAAAGCCCGGCAAAGAAGAAGTTTTTCAGCGATTCGAATCGCTGGTATTGCCATTGATACCCCGGTACAACGGGAAATTGCTCCTGAGGCTGAGAACGGGCCCCGGGCATTTGATCGAAGGCGAACTGGAAGCGCCTTACGAAGTGCATTTGGTCAGTTTTGAATCCGAAGCGGATCTGGCGGCATACACTTCCGACCAGATCCGCGAACAAAACCTCTATTTAAAGGAAGAGTCGGTTTTGAAGGTAATGACCGTCAAGCAGCCCTGA
- a CDS encoding AraC family transcriptional regulator, with the protein MNSGYQEFRPSPELQQYVECYWLHRFETKGDQESPVQRCMPFGTLELILHLDDNRCRALFEESWQLLPPAFFVGLFRDVVHWKTVGSCRKFGIRLRPESALELFAVPIAPLFNQFTDLESCFGKEINRLVENVYGLQDTNEVVRITEAFLLGLLKNMRSARHPVSQATRLIRQSKGRLSIDALSENLYISKRQLERVFKDHYGTTPKMYQRIIRFRNAYESFCSAPSTPNWAEISYNSGYADQAHFIRDFKEFTREVPTHVFQDRYQYFRLPDKQVMFA; encoded by the coding sequence ATGAACTCAGGTTACCAGGAATTCAGACCTTCGCCCGAATTGCAGCAATACGTCGAGTGCTATTGGTTACACCGTTTCGAAACCAAAGGTGATCAGGAGTCGCCGGTACAGCGGTGCATGCCGTTCGGGACGCTGGAACTGATCCTGCACCTGGACGATAACCGTTGCCGGGCGTTGTTCGAGGAGAGCTGGCAGCTTTTACCCCCGGCGTTTTTTGTGGGGCTTTTTCGTGATGTGGTGCATTGGAAAACAGTTGGTTCCTGCCGGAAATTCGGGATAAGGCTCAGGCCGGAGAGCGCACTGGAATTGTTCGCGGTACCGATTGCCCCGCTTTTTAACCAATTTACCGACCTGGAAAGCTGCTTTGGAAAGGAGATCAACCGGCTCGTCGAAAACGTATATGGCTTACAGGACACGAACGAGGTCGTGCGTATCACGGAAGCGTTCCTGCTCGGGCTTTTGAAAAACATGCGCTCGGCACGGCATCCCGTTTCACAGGCCACCCGGCTGATACGGCAGAGCAAGGGCCGGCTGTCGATCGACGCGCTGAGCGAAAACCTGTACATCAGCAAACGGCAGCTCGAACGGGTTTTCAAAGATCATTACGGCACGACGCCGAAAATGTACCAGCGCATTATCCGGTTCAGAAATGCTTACGAATCGTTTTGCAGCGCGCCGTCAACGCCGAACTGGGCTGAAATTTCATATAATTCCGGCTACGCCGATCAGGCGCATTTTATCCGCGATTTCAAAGAGTTTACACGGGAAGTCCCCACCCATGTATTCCAGGACCGTTATCAGTATTTCAGATTACCCGACAAGCAGGTGATGTTCGCCTGA
- a CDS encoding metallophosphoesterase yields MKRIAQITDLHLMEEWSAKYGADADTNMKLVLQDVGARGIREVIFTGDIGHPDAYQRFFALLKDFDFTVIPGNHDTFAGIRPHYLPDYLKTKSEMFHSTEDEYFKYIFLDSSSDSISEIQLKWLENELLTTRHVLLFVHHPVLQVLTAVDFKYPLLNRAAIKDILVRSGREITVFCGHYHTDDFTKEENITQYVTPAASVQMEKNPLEIVVHSRYYGYRIITLEGRAVSTQVVLNHGKGFDVVD; encoded by the coding sequence ATGAAACGCATCGCACAGATAACGGATTTGCATTTGATGGAAGAATGGTCGGCAAAGTATGGAGCGGATGCCGACACGAATATGAAGCTGGTCTTGCAGGATGTAGGCGCACGGGGGATCAGAGAGGTGATTTTTACGGGGGATATCGGTCATCCGGATGCTTACCAGCGATTTTTCGCGTTGCTGAAAGATTTCGACTTTACGGTGATACCGGGCAATCACGACACGTTTGCCGGTATCAGGCCGCATTACCTTCCGGATTACCTGAAGACGAAAAGCGAAATGTTTCATTCCACGGAAGACGAATATTTCAAATATATTTTCCTGGATTCTTCGTCCGATTCCATCAGCGAAATCCAGTTGAAATGGCTGGAAAATGAACTGCTGACGACAAGACATGTGCTGCTTTTTGTCCACCACCCTGTTTTACAGGTTCTTACGGCTGTTGATTTCAAGTACCCGTTGCTAAACCGGGCCGCCATAAAAGATATTCTCGTGCGAAGCGGGCGCGAAATCACGGTTTTCTGTGGACATTACCACACGGACGATTTCACCAAGGAAGAAAACATTACGCAATATGTAACCCCTGCGGCCTCGGTGCAAATGGAGAAGAACCCGCTGGAAATCGTAGTCCATAGCCGCTATTATGGTTATCGCATTATCACGCTCGAAGGCAGGGCCGTGAGCACCCAAGTGGTGCTTAATCACGGAAAAGGGTTCGATGTAGTGGATTAA
- a CDS encoding DUF1080 domain-containing protein, translating to MNGKTLPSWLEVRHSGHKTLVGQFTGFSGSARPISVVHFQEGKFDFAIPPQWERGENDLKVEGTVSGDTISGSLTTPDGKTYSYKGVRAPSLRGKATPAWGTPIKLTAGNEIKGWHATGENQWIAENGILRSPKSGANLVTDQKFGDFKLHIEFRIPKGSNSGVYLRGRYEVQITDGKGMEPALDQMGAIYGFITPSEMVAKEAGEWNTFDITLIGRMLTLVANGKTVISNQEIPGITGGALDSNEGEPGPLYIQGDHGPVEYRNIVITPAK from the coding sequence GTGAATGGCAAAACGTTACCGTCCTGGCTGGAAGTGCGTCATTCGGGCCATAAAACGCTCGTAGGGCAGTTCACAGGCTTCTCAGGAAGCGCCCGGCCAATCTCCGTAGTGCATTTCCAGGAGGGCAAATTTGACTTTGCGATCCCGCCGCAATGGGAGCGCGGCGAGAATGACCTTAAAGTGGAAGGAACTGTGTCGGGCGACACCATCTCCGGCTCATTGACAACACCCGACGGCAAGACATACAGCTACAAAGGCGTTCGTGCGCCGTCGTTACGCGGCAAGGCTACACCCGCCTGGGGAACGCCGATCAAACTGACCGCCGGTAATGAGATCAAAGGCTGGCACGCAACGGGCGAAAACCAATGGATAGCCGAAAACGGCATTCTCCGCAGCCCGAAATCCGGTGCCAACCTGGTTACCGACCAGAAATTCGGCGATTTTAAACTGCACATCGAGTTCCGCATTCCGAAGGGAAGCAACAGCGGCGTGTACCTGCGCGGCCGCTATGAAGTGCAAATCACCGACGGCAAGGGGATGGAACCCGCTCTCGACCAGATGGGCGCGATTTACGGCTTCATCACTCCGAGTGAAATGGTGGCCAAAGAGGCGGGCGAATGGAATACATTCGATATTACATTGATAGGCCGCATGCTGACCCTCGTCGCCAATGGCAAAACGGTGATCAGCAACCAGGAAATCCCCGGCATTACCGGCGGAGCATTGGACAGTAACGAAGGCGAACCCGGCCCACTTTACATCCAGGGCGACCATGGCCCCGTTGAATACCGCAACATCGTAATCACACCGGCGAAATAA
- a CDS encoding phosphocholine-specific phospholipase C: MDSRRDFLKKAALLAGTGAMTNTLPPVIQKALAIDPAPGSTFYDAEHIVFLMQENRSFDHQLGMLQGVRGFNDPRAIELANKNKVWFQTNKDGETYGPFRLNVKDTKVAWMGSIPHGWTDQTDAMNNGRYDRWLDVKAPRNKEYAHIPLTMGYCDRTDFPFYYSLADAFTVCDHNFCSSITGTHPNRYYWMTGTVREKNEPSGIAHLWNISNYEYPELEWKTYPERLEEAGISWKVYQNELTMGYGLKSEESEWLSNFGTNVLEYFKAYNVRFHEGGIANLENKRQTIVHTIAELEKESATDSRASQRLAAAKRLLKNIETAQTKFNKETLAALSDKDKKLNEKAFTTNVNDPYFHELTSMQYSDNGKERTLNVPKGDIFHQFREDVKNGTLPTVSWLMSPARFSDHPGEPWFGPWYVSEAMEILLQNPEVWKKTIFIVTYDENDGYFDHLPPFTVPNPYKENTGKVSSGIDPRLDFALADQQTNPSANPAGIRESSIGLGYRVPMIIASPWSRGGYVNSEIFDHTSSLQFLENFIKKKFNREVREENITQWRRTICGDLTSVFRPYNGEKIETPVFLQQKPFIESIHQAQFKQAPENFRKLDARELAELNKAPGKSPLFPAQEKGTRPACALPYEPFVNAQINKASLQLSFKTGNRLFGDKSSGMPFRVYAMKPYRNETLRSWDYSVAAGDSLTDEWELAAFENNTYHLRVYGPNGFFREFKGSGANPELKVGCEYEIKSSAPTGNVIVTIENLDSRAHDVMIGDNSYKTGVKNKTFAVGSKASLVLDLSKSFQWYDFSVKVKGYEGYEERFAGHVETGAVTKTDPLMGGVI, from the coding sequence ATGGATTCCAGAAGAGATTTTCTAAAAAAGGCCGCCCTGCTCGCGGGTACGGGCGCGATGACGAATACACTTCCGCCCGTTATTCAAAAAGCGCTGGCAATCGACCCTGCCCCCGGTAGTACGTTCTATGATGCCGAGCATATCGTGTTCCTGATGCAGGAAAACCGTTCGTTCGACCACCAGCTAGGCATGTTGCAGGGCGTGCGCGGCTTCAACGACCCGCGCGCGATCGAGCTGGCCAACAAAAACAAAGTTTGGTTCCAGACCAACAAGGACGGCGAAACCTACGGGCCTTTCCGCCTTAATGTAAAAGATACCAAAGTCGCCTGGATGGGTTCCATTCCCCACGGCTGGACCGACCAGACCGACGCCATGAATAACGGCAGATACGACCGCTGGCTCGACGTGAAAGCACCGCGCAACAAGGAGTATGCGCACATCCCGCTCACCATGGGCTACTGCGACCGCACCGATTTCCCGTTTTATTACTCCCTTGCCGATGCATTCACCGTTTGCGACCACAACTTCTGTTCGAGCATTACCGGCACTCACCCGAACCGCTATTACTGGATGACGGGCACCGTTCGCGAAAAGAACGAGCCGTCGGGCATTGCGCATTTGTGGAATATCAGCAATTACGAATATCCCGAGCTTGAATGGAAGACCTATCCGGAACGTCTGGAAGAAGCGGGCATAAGCTGGAAAGTTTACCAGAATGAGCTCACGATGGGCTACGGTCTCAAAAGCGAGGAAAGCGAGTGGCTCAGCAACTTCGGTACCAATGTGCTGGAGTATTTCAAAGCCTACAACGTGCGTTTCCACGAAGGCGGCATTGCCAATCTTGAAAACAAAAGGCAAACGATCGTACATACCATCGCGGAACTCGAAAAAGAATCGGCGACGGATTCCCGCGCTTCGCAACGTCTCGCCGCCGCGAAGCGGCTTTTGAAGAACATCGAAACCGCCCAAACAAAGTTTAATAAGGAAACGCTGGCAGCGCTCTCGGATAAAGATAAAAAACTGAACGAAAAGGCATTTACTACAAACGTCAACGATCCCTATTTCCATGAACTGACATCGATGCAGTATTCCGACAACGGCAAGGAACGCACGCTGAATGTCCCCAAAGGCGACATTTTCCACCAGTTCAGGGAGGATGTTAAAAACGGGACGTTACCGACGGTTTCGTGGCTGATGTCTCCCGCGCGTTTCTCCGACCATCCCGGCGAGCCGTGGTTCGGGCCGTGGTATGTGAGCGAGGCGATGGAAATACTGCTTCAAAATCCGGAGGTGTGGAAAAAGACCATCTTCATTGTGACTTATGATGAAAACGACGGGTATTTCGATCATTTGCCTCCATTTACAGTTCCGAATCCTTATAAAGAAAACACGGGAAAAGTCTCCTCCGGCATCGATCCGAGACTCGATTTTGCATTGGCCGACCAGCAAACAAATCCGTCGGCCAACCCGGCCGGCATTCGCGAAAGCTCCATCGGCCTGGGTTACCGGGTGCCGATGATCATCGCATCGCCCTGGTCCCGTGGCGGTTACGTCAATTCGGAGATATTTGACCACACTTCTTCGCTGCAATTCCTCGAAAATTTCATAAAAAAGAAATTCAACAGGGAAGTTCGTGAGGAAAATATCACCCAATGGCGCCGAACGATTTGCGGTGACCTCACGTCGGTATTCCGGCCATACAACGGCGAAAAAATCGAAACGCCTGTTTTCCTGCAACAAAAACCATTTATCGAAAGCATTCATCAGGCACAATTCAAACAGGCGCCGGAAAATTTCAGAAAGCTCGATGCTCGGGAACTGGCGGAGCTCAACAAGGCCCCGGGGAAGTCGCCCCTGTTCCCTGCTCAGGAAAAGGGTACCCGCCCGGCCTGCGCATTGCCCTACGAGCCTTTTGTAAATGCGCAAATCAATAAAGCGAGCCTGCAACTGTCCTTCAAGACGGGTAACCGGCTGTTCGGCGATAAATCGAGCGGAATGCCGTTCCGGGTTTACGCGATGAAACCCTACCGGAACGAAACGCTCCGCTCGTGGGATTACAGCGTTGCCGCGGGCGACAGCCTGACGGATGAGTGGGAACTGGCGGCTTTCGAAAACAACACCTACCACCTGCGCGTTTACGGCCCCAATGGCTTCTTCCGGGAATTTAAAGGCAGCGGCGCCAACCCTGAATTGAAAGTAGGCTGCGAATACGAGATAAAATCGTCCGCACCGACGGGCAATGTGATTGTAACGATCGAGAACCTCGATTCCAGGGCACATGACGTAATGATCGGGGATAACAGCTATAAAACCGGCGTTAAAAACAAGACTTTCGCCGTCGGCTCGAAGGCCTCGCTCGTACTGGATCTGAGCAAATCATTTCAATGGTACGATTTCAGCGTGAAGGTAAAGGGTTACGAGGGATATGAAGAGCGCTTTGCCGGGCATGTGGAAACCGGCGCCGTCACGAAAACCGATCCGCTGATGGGTGGTGT